The sequence AAAGGGTGTTAATTTCGTGAATTTACAGGATGCCGGTGACCCGGTGGAGATTGCAGCGGCTTATGACAGGGCCGGAGCCGATGAACTGGTGTTCCTTGATATCACCGCGTCCTCTGACAACCGGAATACGGTGGTGGATATGGTGCGCCGGGTGGCGGATAAGGTATTTATCCCCTTTACTGTCGGCGGCGGGATCCGCACGGTGGAGGATTTTAGAATGCTTTTAAGAGAAGGCGCGGATAAGATATCCATTAATTCCTCGGCCATCAATACTCCTCAGCTGATCTCCGACGCAGCAGGCAAATTCGGACGCCAATGTGTGGTGGTTGCCATTGATGCCAGAAGGCGGAAGGATGGAAGCGGCTGGAACGTATATAAGAACGGCGGCCGGATCGATACCGGACTGGATGCGGTGGAATGGGCCATGAAGGCAGACAGCCTAGGAGCAGGAGAGATCCTCCTTACCAGCATGGACTGCGACGGAACGAAGGCAGGATATGATGATGAGTTAAACCGCATCATAGCAGAGCATGTTTCCGTGCCTGTGATCGCTTCAGGAGGTGCAGGCACGATGGAGCATTTCCATCACGCACTGACGGAAGGAAAGGCAGATGCTGCATTAGCTGCCTCCCTGTTCCATTACAAGGAGCTGGAGATCATGGAATTAAAACGGTATTTGGAAGTCATGGGAGTACCGGTGAGGATTTAAGGTTTATTTTTATACAAATGGGGTTTTCCCGAAAAATGCAAAGGAGAAAGAATGGGAGCAATTGAGAACGACTGGCTGGAACCCTTAAGCGAAGAGTTTAAAAAGCCATATTACAGGGAACTTTATCAGAAAGTGAAGCATGAATATGAAAAGACCCAGGTCTTTCCTGACCCAAACGACATTTTTAACGCGTTTCAGTTCACGCCTCTTTCCAATGCAAAGGTAGTGATTTTAGGCCAGGATCCTTATCATAATAATGGGCAGGCCCACGGGCTTTGTTTTTCCGTAAAGCCAGATGTGGATATTCCTCCGTCCCTTGTAAATATTTATCAGGAGCTGCGGGAAGATCTTGGCTGTGAGGTTCCAAATAACGGATATTTAAAAAAGTGGGCAGATCAGGGGGTCATGCTCCTTAATACGGTGCTTACGGTGCGTGCCCATGCAGCCAACTCCCACCAGGGGATCGGCTGGGAGAACTTTACGGATGCAGCCATTAAGATTTTAAATAAACAGGACCGGCCCATGGTATTCCTTTTATGGGGACGCCCGGCCCAGAATAAGAAGGTCATGTTAACAAACCCAAGGCACCTCATTCTGGAGGCGCCTCATCCTAGCCCTCTTTCCGCTTACAGGGGATTTTTGGGCTGTAAACACTTTAGCAGAACCAATGCCTATTTAAAGGAAAATGGGTTGGAGCCTATTGACTGGCAGATTGAAAATATTTAAAAAGACAGGGGAAAAGGAATGAATATCATTGAGATTTTAAAAGTAATTGTTCTTGGAATTGTGGAGGGCTTTACGGAGTGGCTACCCATAAGCAGTACGGGCCACATGATCCTGGTAGATGAGATTATACACTTAAATCAGCCGAGTGCATTTAAAAACATGTTTTTGGTTGTCATTCAGCTGGGGGCGATTCTGGCGGTGCTGGTTTTGTATTTTGACAAGCTTAACCCCTTTTCCGTCAGGAAAAAACCGGCGCAGAAGCAGGCCACTCTGGTTCTATGGTCAAAGATCATCTTAGCCTGTATTCCCGCAGCAGTGATCGGGTTCCTGGTGGATGATATCCTTGATGAGTATCTGATGAACGGCTATGTAGTGGCGATGACCCTGATCCTCTATGGTGTGCTGTTTATCGTCATTGAGAACAGGAACCAGTACCGGAGCTTTGAAGTTCAGAAGGTGGGAGATATCTCTTACCAGACAGCTCTATGGATCGGACTGTTTCAGCTTCTGGCCCTGATTCCGGGTACCTCACGTTCCGGTGCCACCATTCTCGGTGCCATGATCCTGGGCTGTTCCCGGGCGGCTTCCGCAGAGTTTTCCTTTTTCCTGGGGATTCCGGTGATGTTTGGAGCCAGCCTTTTAAAGGTTGTGAAATATGGAATGAATTTTACC is a genomic window of Lacrimispora sphenoides containing:
- the hisF gene encoding imidazole glycerol phosphate synthase subunit HisF, yielding MLTKRIIPCLDVKDGRVVKGVNFVNLQDAGDPVEIAAAYDRAGADELVFLDITASSDNRNTVVDMVRRVADKVFIPFTVGGGIRTVEDFRMLLREGADKISINSSAINTPQLISDAAGKFGRQCVVVAIDARRRKDGSGWNVYKNGGRIDTGLDAVEWAMKADSLGAGEILLTSMDCDGTKAGYDDELNRIIAEHVSVPVIASGGAGTMEHFHHALTEGKADAALAASLFHYKELEIMELKRYLEVMGVPVRI
- the ung gene encoding uracil-DNA glycosylase, with the protein product MGAIENDWLEPLSEEFKKPYYRELYQKVKHEYEKTQVFPDPNDIFNAFQFTPLSNAKVVILGQDPYHNNGQAHGLCFSVKPDVDIPPSLVNIYQELREDLGCEVPNNGYLKKWADQGVMLLNTVLTVRAHAANSHQGIGWENFTDAAIKILNKQDRPMVFLLWGRPAQNKKVMLTNPRHLILEAPHPSPLSAYRGFLGCKHFSRTNAYLKENGLEPIDWQIENI
- a CDS encoding undecaprenyl-diphosphate phosphatase, translating into MNIIEILKVIVLGIVEGFTEWLPISSTGHMILVDEIIHLNQPSAFKNMFLVVIQLGAILAVLVLYFDKLNPFSVRKKPAQKQATLVLWSKIILACIPAAVIGFLVDDILDEYLMNGYVVAMTLILYGVLFIVIENRNQYRSFEVQKVGDISYQTALWIGLFQLLALIPGTSRSGATILGAMILGCSRAASAEFSFFLGIPVMFGASLLKVVKYGMNFTGTQVFYLILGMVIAFVVSVYSIKFLMGYIRQHDFKFFGYYRIVLGAVVLLYFTITAFLG